ACATGTAAGTGATGCTACGAGATACCTGGAGAAGATGTCGCTTGTGCTACGAGATCGTTGTGCCGCATGGTTACCGTCATGACCACCGCGACCACCGCCCCGACCTCCGCGCCCCTCCCCGTCCGCCGCCCCGCGCTCGACTGGCGCCTGCGCTTCGGCGCACTGTCCCTGATCTGGGGATTCAGCTTTCTTCTGATCAAGGTCGGTACGGACGGCTACGCGCCGTTCCAGGTCACGCTGGGCCGGCTGGTGTTCGGGACGGCGGTGCTCGCGCTGGCGATGGCGGTGAAGCGGGCGCGACTGCCCCGCGGGCTGCGGACGTGGGGGCATCTGGCGGTGGCCGCGTTCCTGCTGAACGCGCTGCCGTTCTCGCTGTTCGCGTACTCCGAGCTGACGATCCCGTCCACGCTGGCGGGGATCTGCAACGCGACCTCGCCGCTGTGGGGCATGGCACTGTCCCTGGTCGCACTGTCCGAGGACCGGCCGTCCCGCGTGCGGGTCGCGGGGCTGGGGGTCGGGTTTCTGGGGGTGCTGACGGTCCTCGGCGCCTGGCAGGGGTTCCACGGGCTGGACGGCAGGGGGACCGCGATGGCGCTGCTGGCCTCGCTGAGCTATCCGGTCGGCTGGATCTACGTCCGCCGGACGCTGGCCGGGTCCGGGTATTCGACCCTGTCGTTGACGGGGGCGCAGTTGTTGCTGGCGACGGTCCAACTCGCTTTCGTCACGCCGCTGTTCACCACCTTCCCGGAGCGGGTCGCCCTGGTGCCGTTGCTCGCCGTCGCCGCGTTGGGGGCGCTGGGCACCGGGTTGGCCGTTCTCATCCAGTACGGGCTGGTCGGCGAGGTCGGGCCGACGACGGCCCAGATGGTCACGTACTTCATTCCCGTCATCGCCACGGGGGCGGGTGTGGCGATCCTCGGGGAGTCGCTGAGGTGGTCCACGCCTGTGGGGGCGGTGATCGTGCTGGCGGGGGCGGCGCTGACGCAGGTGCGGGGGCGAGCGGGCGAGGGCGCCTAAGGGGGTGGGGTGCGGGGAGCGTGGGCGGGTGCGGGTTTGGTGGGGCTTGTCGCGCAGTTCCCCGCGCCCCTAAGGGCCGTGGCGGTCGCCCCCTGTACGTGATTCCTGGGACGCAGGTGCGGGGAAGGGCGCGTGAGGGGGTGGGGTGCGGGGAGCGTGGGCGGGTGCGGGATTGGTGGGGCTTGTCGCGCAGTTCCCCGCGCCCCTGAAGGGCGTGGCGGTCGCCCCCTATACGAAGTTCCGCTAAACGAAGTTCCGTGTGGGTGACGGGGCCACCGCATCGGCCACCGCGTCCGCCAAGGGAGCGACCTCTTGCGGAGCCAGGGTCGAGATCGTGATGCGGATGCCCTGTGGGGCGTTCAGGCGGAAGCGGGCGCCCGGGGCCACCGCCCAGCCCGCGTGCAGGAGACGGGCGACGGCTCCCGTCTCGTCGGGGACCGGGATCCAGACGTTCATGCCGCTGCGGCCGTGTGCCTCGACGCCGCGGTCCGCCAGCGCCTCGATCAGCAGGTCGCGCCGTTCGCGGTACGCCGCCGCCACGGCCCCGGTGTCGAGCGTGTCGTCGCTCCACAGTCCGACCACGGCGCGCTGGGTGATGCGGCTGACCCAGCCGGGGCCGAGGCGGTGGCGGCCCGTGACCCGGTCGACCGTGGTGGCGTCGCCGGTGAGGACGGCCACTCGGAGGTCGGGGCCGTAGGCCTTGGCGACCGAGCGGACGAAGGCCCAGTGGCGGGTGACGCCGGCGAGGGGGTGGAGGGGGAGGTCGACGATGCCGTGGCCGTGGTCGTCCTCGATCAGGAGGGCCTCCGGGTGGTCGCGCAGCACCGCGCGCAGGGCACGCGCGCGCGTGGCGGTCACCGCGGCGCCGGTCGGGTTCTGGGCGCGGTCCGTGACGACGAGCGCGCGAGCGCCGGCATCGAGGGCGCGCCGGACGTCGGCGGGGCGCGGGCCCTCGTCGTCCACACCTACCGGGGCCGTGCGCAGGCCGAGGGCCGGGACCAGGTCGAGCAGGCTGCCCCAGCCCGGGTCCTCCACGGCGACCGTGTCGCCGGGCTTGAGGTGGGCGGCGAGGACCCGCTCGATGGCGTCCAGCGAGCCGGAGAGCACGGCGAGCGGACCTTCCGGCACGCCGTCGGCGTCGAGCCGGGACCGTGCGATCCTCGCCAGCTCGGGGTCGACCAGGGCCTCCCCGTACAGCACGGGCCGCCGGTCGTGCTGTTCGGCCGCCGCCGCGAAGGCCTTGCCCAGCGGTGGCAGCAGCGCCGGATCCGGGTTGCCGTTCGCCACGTCCCGCACTCCCTCGGGCACGTCCATCCGTACGTACTCGCGGCCCGTAGTGGCCGGCTTGGAGCGCACCCTGCTGCCCCGGCGTCCGGCGGTCTCGATCACCCCGCGCTCACGAAGGATGCGATAGGCGGCCGCGACCGTGTTGGGGTTCACCCCCAGCTCGACCGCCAACTCCCGCATGGGAGGCAGCAGTCGACCCGGCTCCAGCTCGCCCGAGCCCACCGCGCGCTCGACGCTGGCCGCGATCTCTGCTGCGCCCCGACCCTCGATCCGATATCCTCCTAGCACAAACCAGATTATGCACTAGTGCAATACGCTCAGCAAGTCGAGGAATCACGGAGACCGCCATGCAGGGGACCGCCCAGCCGACATCGCAGGCCACCGCCTACACGCCGACCGACCGCACCGTCCCCACCCGTTCCGCGGAACGGGCGTCGTACGACAAGGAGCTGGTGCACGCGATACTCGACGAGGGGTACGTGTGCCATCTGGGCTTCGTGCGGGACGGGGCACCGGTGGTGCTGCCCACCCTGTACGGACGGGTCGGCGACCGGCTGTACGTGCACGGCTCCACCGGGTCGCGCCCGCTGCGGATGAC
Above is a genomic segment from Streptomyces sp. SLBN-31 containing:
- a CDS encoding DMT family transporter — its product is MVTVMTTATTAPTSAPLPVRRPALDWRLRFGALSLIWGFSFLLIKVGTDGYAPFQVTLGRLVFGTAVLALAMAVKRARLPRGLRTWGHLAVAAFLLNALPFSLFAYSELTIPSTLAGICNATSPLWGMALSLVALSEDRPSRVRVAGLGVGFLGVLTVLGAWQGFHGLDGRGTAMALLASLSYPVGWIYVRRTLAGSGYSTLSLTGAQLLLATVQLAFVTPLFTTFPERVALVPLLAVAALGALGTGLAVLIQYGLVGEVGPTTAQMVTYFIPVIATGAGVAILGESLRWSTPVGAVIVLAGAALTQVRGRAGEGA
- a CDS encoding aminotransferase class I/II-fold pyridoxal phosphate-dependent enzyme, with translation MLGGYRIEGRGAAEIAASVERAVGSGELEPGRLLPPMRELAVELGVNPNTVAAAYRILRERGVIETAGRRGSRVRSKPATTGREYVRMDVPEGVRDVANGNPDPALLPPLGKAFAAAAEQHDRRPVLYGEALVDPELARIARSRLDADGVPEGPLAVLSGSLDAIERVLAAHLKPGDTVAVEDPGWGSLLDLVPALGLRTAPVGVDDEGPRPADVRRALDAGARALVVTDRAQNPTGAAVTATRARALRAVLRDHPEALLIEDDHGHGIVDLPLHPLAGVTRHWAFVRSVAKAYGPDLRVAVLTGDATTVDRVTGRHRLGPGWVSRITQRAVVGLWSDDTLDTGAVAAAYRERRDLLIEALADRGVEAHGRSGMNVWIPVPDETGAVARLLHAGWAVAPGARFRLNAPQGIRITISTLAPQEVAPLADAVADAVAPSPTRNFV